The Cuculus canorus isolate bCucCan1 chromosome 16, bCucCan1.pri, whole genome shotgun sequence genome includes a region encoding these proteins:
- the RGS19 gene encoding regulator of G-protein signaling 19, whose translation MRGVPGSIQEAAGTLAGGSRQHGSPAGWGERRAAEEPLKHDPTPSTVYEAGTQYAGPASTETPLPMSRHETSPTTVQPTSNHRPNACCFCWCCCCSCSWNEDRERAWRASRETKLETIPNCEACAKPTPEEVRGWAQSFDKLMKSPAGRNVFREFLRTEYSEENMLFWLACEELKNECNTHTIDEKARMIYEDYISILSPKEVSLDSRVREVINRKMQEPSSHTFDDAQLQIYTLMHRDSYPRFLNSAIYKSLLQSVSRSSSES comes from the exons gcTCCATCCAGGAGGCGGCAGGGACGTTAGCCGGGGGGTCTCGGCAGCACGGCTCACCCGCGGGCTGGGGGGAGCggagagcagcagaagagccCCTAAAGCACGACCCAACGCCGTCCACCGTGTATGAGGCTGGGACGCAG TACGCAGGACCCGCGTCCACAGAGACACCCCTTCCGATGTCCCGGCATGAGACTTCTCCGACAACGGTGCAACCCACTAGCAACCACCGCCCCAACgcctgctgcttctgctggtgctgctgctgcagttgctcaTG GAACGAGGACCGGGAGCGAGCATGGAGGGCGTCCCGGGAGACCAAACTGGAGACCATCCCAAACTGTGAAGCATG TGCCAAACCCACGCCGGAGGAGGTGCGGGGCTGGGCCCAGTCCTTTGACAAGCTGATGAAGAGCCCGGCGGGTCGCAACGTCTTCCGGGAGTTCTTGCGGACTGAATACAGCGAGGAGAACATGCTCTTCTGGCTAGCATGCGAGGAGCTCAAAAACGAGTGCAACACCCACACCATTGACGAGAAGGCCAGGATGATCTACGAGGACTACATCTCCATCCTCTCGCCCAAGGAG gTGAGCCTGGACTCGCGGGTGCGGGAGGTCATCAACCGGAAGATGCAGGAGCCGTCCTCGCACACCTTCGACGACGCGCAGCTCCAGATCTACACGCTCATGCACAGAGACTCCTACCCTCGCTTCCTGAACTCTGCCATATACAAATCGCTGCTCCAGAGCGTCTCCCGCTCCTCCTCGGAGTCCTAA
- the TCEA2 gene encoding transcription elongation factor A protein 2: MGGEEEIVRIARRLDKMVAKKSADGAMDLLKELKSMPMTLDLLQSTRIGMSVNALRKQSTDEEVISLAKSLIKSWKKLLDASEEKNEEKKKSQSLPTSSSKETGNSRDQSSNKRQEPPKTPTTPKITTFPPAPITCDAVRNKCREMLTAALQADDDYVAIGADCEHIAAQIEECIYQDVKNTDMKYKNRVRSRISNLKDSKNPELKKNVLCGVITPEQIAVMTSEEMASNELKEIRKAMTKEAIREHQMAKTGGTQTDLFTCGKCKKKNCTYTQVQTRSSDEPMTTFVVCNECGNRWKVVHQGYPWH; the protein is encoded by the exons ATGGGCGGGGAGGAGGAGATCGTGCGCATCGCCAGGCGGCTGGACAAGATGGTGGCCAAGAAGAGCGCG gaCGGAGCAATGGATTTactgaaagaactgaaaagtaTGCCTATGACTTTGGATTTACTGCAG TCCACCCGCATTGGGATGTCAGTAAATGCACTGAGAAAGCAGAGCACAGATGAAGAAGTGATATCGCTTGCCAAATCCCTCATCAAGTCCTGGAAAAAGCTTCTAG atgcttcagaggaaaaaaacgaggagaaaaagaaaagccagtccTTGCCAACATCATCCTCAAAGGAGACTGGTAACTCACGAGACCAAAG CTCCAACAAAAGGCAGGAGCCTCCGAAGACTCCGAcaacccccaaaatcaccaCCTTCCCTCCAGCGCCCATCACATGCGATGCTGTCCGcaacaaatgcagagaaatgctGACAGCAGCTCTTCAGGCGGATG ATGACTACGTTGCCATCGGCGCTGACTGTGAGCACATAGCAGCCCAGATTGAAGAAT GCATATACCAGGATGTCAAGAACACCGACATGAAATACAAAAACCGAGTGAGGAGCCGCATCTCCAATCTGAAGGACTCCAAAAATCCTGAGCTGAAAAAGAATGTGCTGTGTGGGGTGATCACTCCTGAACAGATTGCGGTGATGACCTCGGAG GAAATGGCCAGTAATGAGCTGAAAGAGATCAGAAAAGCGATGACGAAAGAAGCAATCCGGGAGCATCAGATGGCCAAGACAGGAGGGACGCAGACTGACCTCTTCACCTGTGGAAAGTGCAAGAAGAAGAACTGCACCTACACCCAG GTGCAGACCCGCAGCTCTGATGAGCCCATGACCACCTTCGTCGTGTGCAACGAGTGTGGGAATCGCTGGAAGGTAGTGCACCAAGGCTATCCCTGGCACTGA